From one Triticum aestivum cultivar Chinese Spring chromosome 4B, IWGSC CS RefSeq v2.1, whole genome shotgun sequence genomic stretch:
- the LOC123089810 gene encoding ervatamin-B produces the protein MASSTPYLVLLLCLTTFLQALLAAAKYPPPPPPPFELPESEVRERFSKWVIKYSKHYSCHEEEEMRFQVFKNNTNAIGQFDQQNPGTVVGRGFRPTGFQVRGSGGVRMNRFGDLSPREVIQQFTGLNTTSFNATSPTYLPYHSFKPCCVDWRSSGAVTGVKNQGTCGSCWAFAAVAAIEGMNKIRTGELVSLSEQVLVDCDTRSGGCGGGHSDSAMALVAARGGITSEERYPYAGFQGKCDMDKLLFDHQASLKGFKAVPPNNEGQLAIAVAMQPVTVYIDASGFEFQFYSGGIYRGPCSANVNHAVTIVGYCEGPGEGNKYWIAKNSWSNDWGEQGYVYLAKDVPSSTGTCGLATSPFYPTA, from the exons ATGGCTTCCTCCACGCCTTACCTTGTCCTACTCTTGTGCCTCACCACTTTCCTGCAGGCATTGCTTGCTGCGGCAAAatacccaccgccgccgcccccgccgtttGAGCTGCCGGAGTCCGAGGTGAGGGAGAGGTTCTCCAAGTGGGTGATCAAGTACTCAAAGCACTACTCGTgccatgaggaggaggagatgcgGTTCCAAGTCTTCAAGAACAACACCAACGCCATCGGCCAATTCGACCAACAGAATCCTGGCACCGTCGTCGGTCGCGGGTTCCGACCAACTGGGTTTCAGGTCCGTGGCTCGGGCGGGGTCCGTATGAACAGGTTCGGCGACCTCAGCCCCAGGGAGGTCATCCAGCAGTTCACCGGGCTCAACACCACCAGCTTCAATGCCACGTCACCCACCTACCTCCCCTACCACTCCTTCAAGCCCTGCTGCGTTGACTGGCGCTCCAGCGGCGCTGTCACCGGCGTCAAGAATCAAGGCACTTGTG GATCATGCTGGGCattcgcggcggtggcggcgatcgAAGGCATGAACAAGATTAGGACAGGGGAGCTGGTGTCGCTGTCCGAGCAGGTACTCGTGGATTGCGACACACggagcggcggctgcggcggcggccacTCAGACTCGGCTATGGCCCTCGTGGCCGCCCGTGGTGGCATCACGTCGGAGGAGAGGTACCCATACGCCGGATTCCAGGGAAAGTGCGACATGGACAAGCTCCTCTTCGACCACCAGGCGTCCCTCAAGGGCTTCAAGGCCGTGCCACCCAACAACGAAGGTCAGCTGGCGATTGCCGTGGCCATGCAGCCCGTGACGGTCTACATTGACGCCAGCGGTTTTGAGTTCCAGTTCTACTCCGGCGGCATCTACCGTGGCCCCTGCTCCGCCAATGTGAACCACGCCGTCACCATCGTCGGCTACTGCGAGGGTCCCGGCGAGGGAAACAAGTACTGGATTGCCAAGAACTCGTGGAGCAACGACTGGGGTGAACAAGGATATGTCTACCTCGCAAAGGACGTGCCCTCGTCCACGGGCACATGTGGCCTCGCCACCTCGCCCTTCTACCCCACGGCTTGA